The genomic DNA CCCGATGATTCGAAGAATGTTGCCAAAGCCGAGAATGGTAACAAAAAAGAGAAGAAGAATAGCGAGACGACGTAAAGACGTTACCCAAAGAATTTCCTGAAGACCACATGAGTAATCATGTGGTCTTTTTTGTTGACATCAATTAAGTTCATTCAGGGGGATTGTCGCCAGATAGATCGAAGTCTTTCCTTCGTGGCTGGAGTAGTAGGTCATCCAGAGTTGACCATCATAGGTGACGAATCCCGGATAGCTGGTGTCGCCTCCGCTGGGGAATTCGATCAGTTCTTTGAAGTGTCCCTGCAAATCGACTTCTGCCAGAATCGTTTTGGCTGGTCCTTGATACTTCCGCGTACCGGCGATCAGTTTTCCATTCTCAAGTACGATAAAATCGGGGCCTCCCAGTCGATGATCGAGTTCTTTGAGTGTCCATTCTGTGTAGGGAGCTTTGGCGTTTCCGATGATGCCCAATGCTTTCCCTTTTTCGCGACGAAGCAGCATCACCATCGTGCCATCATCGAGAAATCGAAGCGTGGCTTCATTGGGGGAATCCTCAATTTCAAAACTTTTCACATTCTCATAACTGATGCCATCACTTGTCTTCACCAGATGCAGTCCATACTTTACGCCCGCCTGATTGCTCTGATACATGATTCCATAACCCGTATTCTCATGCCAGGTGACGCGCCACAGCCAGTCGAAATTCGTCCGGATGGCAGGATCCATTC from Rubinisphaera italica includes the following:
- a CDS encoding exo-alpha-sialidase, whose protein sequence is MRLIQKYEHLSIRMLLLTCLTVTLIGTDSIAAEDKSLKYEVRKIWDQANHNAFTGLVRFDDQFFCTFREGTGHVPGENGRDGEIRVLTSADGQQWKSFALISENEVDLRDPKLSVTPDGHLMLLIGGSYYEGTKILKREPRVCFLESGSQTFSTLTPIRMDPAIRTNFDWLWRVTWHENTGYGIMYQSNQAGVKYGLHLVKTSDGISYENVKSFEIEDSPNEATLRFLDDGTMVMLLRREKGKALGIIGNAKAPYTEWTLKELDHRLGGPDFIVLENGKLIAGTRKYQGPAKTILAEVDLQGHFKELIEFPSGGDTSYPGFVTYDGQLWMTYYSSHEGKTSIYLATIPLNELN